Part of the Chloracidobacterium thermophilum B genome is shown below.
CCTATATTGCCCAGGGTGGACAGCTACTCTCTGCCGATGAGGTGTGCGCTGAAATCTGCGCCCGACGTGGTGGTGTAGGCGATGCCTAAGCGAACTTACGTTGACACTTCCGTGCTGGTGGCAGCCTTCAAGGGGCAGGGCGAAATAGGGCAACGGGCGCTGAGCGTGCTGGATGACCCGGAACGCACGCTGGTTGTCAGTGACGCGGTGCGCCTGGAGGCATTGCCTATGGCCCACTATCACCGGCAGCCGCAGGAAGCCGCTTTTTACGAGGCCGTGTTCAGCCGGGCTGAAAACATTGCCTGGAATGTTTCAGCCTTGGAGCAGGCGCAAAACATTGCCGAAGCCTACGGCATCGCTGCCATGGAGGCTGTCCACATTGCCCATGCCATAGCCGCAGAGGTGGATGAATTCATGAGCGCCGGGAAACCAACCAAGCCCATGTTCCGGGTGACTGGTATCTGCATGCGTTCAATCCGGGATGCTTGAACATGGACTCCCAAGTGAAGACAACCCTCACCCCGCTGGTGCTCAGGGGCGCCCCAGCGCTGATTGAAACCGTCTTCCCGGCGCAGAAGGTTTCCTTCGAGGCACAGGCGGAACGCAAGGCCGTTGCGGCGCAGACCTTGACATGTCTCGGCTCCTACTGGAAGGGCAGAAAGCCCCTGATCCTTGTGCGCACCATCGTGCTGGGCTGCCTTCTGCCCCCTACGGACGACACCGAAGCCGACCTCGATGTGTTCGAGCGGTTGCTGGCCTTCGATGACGAAGGGCTGGCCCGCCGGGCGCTCGCCGCCAACGCCTTCTCCGCCGCCAGACTCCAGGAAATGCTGACCATCCGCGACCCGGAACGCTACTTCAGCGGACGCGGCTGGCGACGGGACCTCACGGATGACGACAAACTCACCCTCTACCGCCGGGCGCTGGCCACCCTTGGGAGCTACGAAGCCAAAGCCAGCCTCGGCAAGCGCCCCGAAGAAGTCAATCCCGACTGGCTCTACGCCCCGGTCTGGCCCGTCGTCAACCGCCACTACGCGCACCTTGGCATCGAGGCGCATTCGTTCCCGGAACTCATCGAGCAACTGGGCATCCTGCGCTACGGCCATCGCCCGCGTGTCGGCGACACCTTCTGCGGCGGCGGC
Proteins encoded:
- a CDS encoding PIN domain-containing protein, producing the protein MPKRTYVDTSVLVAAFKGQGEIGQRALSVLDDPERTLVVSDAVRLEALPMAHYHRQPQEAAFYEAVFSRAENIAWNVSALEQAQNIAEAYGIAAMEAVHIAHAIAAEVDEFMSAGKPTKPMFRVTGICMRSIRDA